A genomic region of Palaemon carinicauda isolate YSFRI2023 chromosome 11, ASM3689809v2, whole genome shotgun sequence contains the following coding sequences:
- the LOC137649177 gene encoding putative per-hexamer repeat protein 5: protein MTVVDTDTDTGGMTVVDTDTDTYTGGMTVVNTDTGGMTVVDTDTETSGMTVVNTDTGGMIVVDIETGGMTVVDTDTDTGGMTVVDTDTDTYTGGMTVVNTDTGGMTVVDTDTETSGMTVVNTDTGGMIVVDIETGGMTVVDTDTDTGGMTVVDTDTDTYTGGMTVVNTDTGGMTVVDTDTEISGMTVVDTDTGGMTVVNTVTGGMPVVDTNTETSDITVVDTVTDTGGMTIIDTDTHTGSMTVVNTDTDTYTGGMTVVDTDTIGMTVVDTNTGDLTVVDTNTNTGVMSVVDSDTDTCGMTVVDTDTDTGGMTVLDTDTNTGGMTVVDTDTDTGVMTGVDTDTDTGGMTVVDADTDTGGMTVVNTDNNTKTDVIIVVDTDTYTSGITVINIDTDTGSMTIVNTDTDTGGTTVVTLILIPILVS from the coding sequence ATGACAGTAGTcgataccgataccgatactgGTGGCATGACAGTAGTCGATACCGATACTGATACCTATACTGGTGGCATGACAGTAGTCAATACCGATACTGGTGGCATGACAGTAGTCGATACCGATACCGAAACTAGTGGCATGACAGTAGTTAATACCGATACTGGTGGCATGATTGTAGTCGATATTGAAACTGGGGGGATGACAGTAGTcgataccgataccgatactgGTGGCATGACAGTAGTCGATACCGATACTGATACCTATACTGGTGGCATGACAGTAGTCAATACCGATACTGGTGGCATGACAGTAGTCGATACCGATACCGAAACTAGTGGCATGACAGTAGTTAATACCGATACTGGTGGCATGATTGTAGTTGATATTGAAACTGGGGGGATGACAGTAGTcgataccgataccgatactgGTGGCATGACAGTAGTCGATACCGATACTGATACCTATACTGGTGGCATGACAGTAGTCAATACCGATACTGGTGGCATGACAGTAGTCGATACCGATACCGAAATTAGTGGCATGACAGTAGTTGATACCGATACTGGTGGCATGACTGTAGTCAATACCGTAACTGGTGGCATGCCAGTAGTCGATACCAATACCGAAACTAGTGACATAACAGTAGTTGATACCGTTACCGATACTGGTGGCATGACAATAATTGATACTGATACCCATACTGGTAGCATGACAGTAGTCAATACCGATACCGATACCTATACTGGTGGCATGACAGTAGTCGATACCGATACTATTGGCATGACAGTAGTTGATACCAATACTGGTGACCTGACTGTAGTCGATACCAATACCAATACTGGTGTCATGTCAGTAGTCGACAGTGATACCGATACTTGTGGCATGACAGTAGTAGACACTGATACCGATACTGGTGGCATGACAGTACTCGATACTGATACCAATACTGGTGGCATGACCGTGGTCGATAcggataccgatactggtgtcatgacaggAGTCGACACCGATACCGATACTGGTGGTATGACAGTAGTTGATGCCGATACAGATACTGGTGGCATGACAGTAGTCAACACCGATAACAATACCAAAACTGATGTCATAATAGTAGTCGACACCGATACTTATACTAGTGGCATCACAGTAATCAATATTGATACCGATACTGGCAGCATGACAATAGTCAatactgataccgatactggtgGCACAACAGTAGTGACACTGATACTGATTCCGATACTAGTGTCATGA
- the LOC137649178 gene encoding uncharacterized protein, with protein sequence MTVVDTDTDTGGMTVVNTDTDNNGMTVVNTNTDTGVMIVVDTNTNTGGMAVVDTNTDTGGTTVVNTYTDTSVMTVVDTNTDTGGMTVVNTDTCVMTVVDTDTCVMTVVNTNTCVMTVVDTNTAVMTVVNTNTNTAVMIVVNSNTNSAGMTVVDTDTDKNTAGMTVVDTDTNTNTGGMTVVDTDTNTNTGGMTILDTDIETDTGVMTVVDTDTGVITVVNTNTDTGVMTVDNTDTDTDTGVMTVVIINTDTGGMTVVDTNKNTGGMTVVDTNIETDTGVITVVNTDTGVMTVVNTDNDTNKKAFTTDTYNDTDTIGTSLPTESKLHQFLLFSQKTHL encoded by the coding sequence ATGACAGTAGTCGACACCGATACCGATACTGGTGGCATGACAGTAGTCAATACCGATACCGATAATAATGGCATGACCGTAGTCAATACcaataccgatactggtgtcatgataGTAGTCGACACCAATACCAATACTGGGGGCATGGCAGTAGTTGATACCAATACTGATACTGGTGGCACGACAGTTGTCAACACCTATACTGATACCAGTGTCATGACAGTAGTCGACACCAATACTGATACTGGTGGCATGACAGTAGTCAATACCGATACTTGTGTCATGACAGTAGTCGATACCGATACTTGTGTCATGACAGTAGTCAACACCAATACTTGTGTCATGACAGTAGTCGACACCAATACTGCTGTCATGACAGTAGTCAACACCAATACCAATACTGCTGTCATGATAGTAGTCAATTCCAATACCAATTCTGCTGGCATGACAGTAGTCGATACCGATACCGATAAAAATACTGCTGGCATGACAGTAGTCGATActgatacaaatacaaatactggTGGCATGACAGTAGTCGATActgatacaaatacaaatactggTGGCATGACAATACTAGATACCGATATCGagaccgatactggtgtcatgacagtggtcgataCTGATACTGGTGTCATTACAGTAGTCAATACCAATActgatactggtgtcatgacagtggaCAATACCGATACCGacaccgatactggtgtcatgacagtagTCATTATCAATACCGATACTGGAGGCATGACAGTAGTCGATACCAATAAAAATACTGGTGGCATGACAGTAGTCGATACCAATATTGAGACCGATACTGGTGTCATAACAGTGGTcaataccgatactggtgtcatgacagtggtcaATACCGATAATGATACTAACAAAAAGGCTTTTACTACCGATACCTATAACGATACCGATACCATCGGGACATCTCTTCCAACCGAATCGAAATTGCATCAGTTTTTACTCTTTTCTCAGAAAACGCATCTTTGA